A part of Desulfotomaculum nigrificans DSM 574 genomic DNA contains:
- the hemW gene encoding radical SAM family heme chaperone HemW, which produces MAIGLYIHVPFCIRKCLYCDFTSYLLKQEQVALYIKALKGEIILYGQLLAPEHKTIASIFVGGGTPTCLMSRQLADILDQVARYFTIQPGAEITTEANPGTVSLNSLKELKRVGFNRLSLGVQSTHQELLNLIGRIHNLDQARQAVDFARQAGFNNLNLDLIFGLPRQTAAQWRQSLSQVLAWQPEHLSCYGLQLEESTPLARAVERGDLPACPEELELAMYLTTIEVLAEAGYRHYEISNFAKPGYECRHNLIYWHNQQYLGLGPAAHSYINNARWANVDHIDKYARLVAQGMQPVEECHRLTPREQMEETAFLGLRLMKGLELKSFAQRFGRELTEVFGDRIKDLQAQGLVELKDGFLRLTKKGLPVANRVFAAFV; this is translated from the coding sequence ATGGCCATAGGACTATATATTCACGTTCCCTTTTGCATTCGCAAGTGCCTCTATTGTGATTTTACTTCTTACCTCTTAAAACAAGAACAAGTTGCATTGTATATTAAGGCTCTGAAGGGGGAGATTATCCTTTATGGCCAACTACTGGCTCCGGAGCATAAAACCATAGCTTCAATTTTTGTGGGCGGCGGTACGCCCACTTGTCTTATGTCACGACAACTGGCGGACATTTTGGACCAGGTGGCCCGGTATTTTACCATTCAACCCGGAGCAGAAATTACCACCGAAGCCAACCCCGGCACAGTAAGCTTAAATTCCTTAAAGGAATTAAAACGGGTCGGGTTTAACCGGCTGAGTCTGGGGGTGCAGTCAACCCACCAGGAATTACTAAATCTGATCGGGCGTATCCACAACCTGGACCAGGCCCGCCAGGCGGTGGACTTTGCCCGGCAAGCAGGCTTTAACAACCTTAATTTGGACCTAATATTTGGCTTACCCCGACAGACTGCTGCCCAGTGGCGGCAGTCTTTATCTCAAGTGTTGGCCTGGCAGCCGGAACACCTATCTTGCTATGGTTTGCAGTTGGAAGAGTCAACCCCACTGGCCCGGGCGGTTGAACGCGGTGATCTGCCCGCCTGCCCGGAGGAACTGGAGTTAGCCATGTACCTTACCACCATTGAGGTACTGGCTGAGGCCGGCTACCGGCATTACGAAATTTCCAATTTTGCCAAGCCAGGCTATGAGTGCCGGCACAATCTAATTTACTGGCACAATCAGCAGTATCTGGGCCTGGGTCCCGCTGCCCATTCTTACATCAATAATGCACGTTGGGCAAATGTGGATCATATTGATAAATATGCCAGGTTAGTTGCTCAGGGGATGCAACCGGTGGAGGAGTGCCACAGACTCACCCCAAGGGAACAGATGGAGGAAACCGCCTTTTTAGGCCTCCGGCTGATGAAGGGGTTGGAGTTAAAATCCTTTGCTCAAAGATTTGGCCGGGAGCTTACCGAGGTTTTCGGTGATAGGATTAAAGATTTACAAGCCCAGGGACTGGTGGAACTTAAGGACGGTTTTCTTAGACTTACTAAAAAGGGGTTGCCGGTGGCGAACCGGGTTTTTGCAGCCTTTGTTTAG
- the lepA gene encoding translation elongation factor 4 has protein sequence MAMPQDRIRNFCIIAHIDHGKSTLADRLLETTGALSQREMTEQVLDKMDLERERGITIKLQAVRLFYTAADGQEYQLNLIDTPGHVDFTYEVSRSLAACEGALLVVDASQGIEAQTLANVYLALENDLEIIPVINKIDLPSAEPERVKQEIEDVIGLDTSDAILASAKSGIGIPEILEQVVTKIPPPQGDLDAPLQALIFDSHYDPYRGVIAYIRVVQGSIKPGMRIRMMATQKEFEVDEVGVFRPDMTFVDELRVGEVGFVAASMKNVQDVRVGDTITSADNPAPQPLPGYRKVTPMVFCGLYPVETVDYEDLRDALDKLKLNDASLIYEPETSEALGFGFRCGFLGLLHMEIIQERLEREYGLGLITTAPSVVYRVTTTKGEQLEIDNPSNLPPVNKIEMIEEPYVKATIMVPKDFVGSVMELCQNKRGIYSNMEYMGINRVMLTYEIPLSEIIYDFFDQLKSRTKGYASLDYELIGYRQSDLVKLDILLNGEPLDALSCIVHKDRAYSRGRALVEKLRSLIPRHMFEIPVQAAIGNRVIARETIKAQRKDVLAKCYGGDITRKRKLLEKQKEGKKRMKQVGNVEIPQEAFMAVLSIEENK, from the coding sequence ATGGCAATGCCCCAAGACCGGATTAGAAACTTTTGCATTATAGCTCATATTGATCACGGCAAATCTACTCTGGCCGATAGATTGTTGGAAACCACCGGGGCCTTAAGCCAGCGGGAGATGACCGAACAAGTTCTGGATAAGATGGACCTGGAGCGGGAAAGAGGCATCACCATTAAATTGCAGGCGGTGCGTCTCTTTTATACTGCTGCTGATGGACAAGAGTACCAGTTAAACCTTATTGATACTCCCGGTCACGTGGACTTTACCTATGAGGTTTCCCGCAGCCTGGCTGCCTGTGAAGGAGCCCTGCTGGTGGTGGATGCTTCCCAGGGGATTGAAGCACAAACCCTGGCCAATGTATATTTAGCACTGGAAAATGATCTGGAAATTATTCCTGTGATTAATAAAATTGATTTACCCAGCGCTGAACCGGAAAGGGTTAAGCAGGAAATCGAGGATGTCATCGGACTGGATACCTCAGATGCTATCCTGGCCTCGGCCAAGAGCGGCATTGGTATTCCGGAAATTTTGGAGCAGGTGGTCACCAAGATCCCCCCGCCGCAGGGCGATTTGGATGCGCCCTTGCAGGCCTTGATCTTTGATTCCCACTATGACCCCTACCGGGGGGTTATTGCCTATATCCGGGTTGTGCAGGGTAGCATTAAGCCCGGTATGCGCATTAGAATGATGGCCACCCAGAAGGAATTTGAAGTGGACGAGGTGGGCGTATTCCGTCCGGACATGACCTTTGTTGATGAACTGCGGGTGGGTGAGGTTGGATTCGTAGCTGCCAGCATGAAAAACGTACAGGATGTCAGGGTGGGCGATACTATCACCTCTGCCGATAACCCGGCACCCCAACCTTTGCCCGGTTACCGTAAGGTGACGCCAATGGTTTTCTGCGGTTTGTACCCGGTGGAAACGGTTGATTATGAAGACCTGCGGGATGCCCTGGATAAATTGAAATTAAATGATGCTTCATTAATATATGAACCGGAGACCTCTGAGGCATTGGGTTTTGGTTTCCGCTGCGGTTTCCTGGGCCTGTTGCATATGGAGATTATCCAGGAAAGATTGGAGCGGGAGTACGGGTTAGGTTTGATTACCACTGCCCCCAGCGTTGTCTACCGGGTTACCACCACCAAAGGAGAACAACTGGAGATTGATAACCCTAGCAACCTGCCGCCGGTGAACAAGATTGAAATGATTGAAGAACCCTATGTTAAAGCCACCATTATGGTACCTAAAGATTTTGTGGGTTCGGTGATGGAGCTGTGCCAAAACAAGCGTGGCATCTACAGCAACATGGAGTATATGGGTATCAACCGGGTCATGTTAACCTATGAAATACCTCTGTCCGAGATAATTTATGACTTCTTTGACCAGTTAAAATCCCGCACTAAGGGTTATGCTTCATTGGATTACGAGTTAATTGGTTACCGCCAGTCTGACCTGGTTAAACTTGATATCTTGCTAAATGGAGAACCACTGGACGCCCTGTCTTGTATTGTGCATAAAGACAGAGCTTACTCCAGAGGCAGGGCGCTGGTGGAAAAACTGCGTTCCTTAATTCCTCGGCATATGTTTGAAATTCCCGTGCAAGCGGCCATTGGCAATAGAGTCATTGCTCGGGAAACCATCAAAGCCCAGCGCAAAGACGTACTGGCCAAATGCTATGGTGGTGACATCACCCGTAAGAGGAAGCTGCTGGAGAAACAAAAAGAAGGTAAAAAGCGGATGAAACAAGTGGGTAATGTGGAAATTCCGCAGGAAGCCTTCATGGCGGTATTAAGTATTGAAGAGAATAAATAA
- the spoIIP gene encoding stage II sporulation protein P, giving the protein MCRIYLRRWHRNRRPGTGFFLLSVMLMALFVFFYFSPSQVNTRQVMVNTVTWLVKKAIQDPRGMVLTSMPALAWHDTPEEMESPGRALLTWLMGVAGIDLNAYGIIRAQIPLLAQVAPAGVPTVTVEPEKSVGQEQPIISRDLSTDTLVGIYNTHTGETYSLTDGTDRLNGKKGGVVTVAEEIAGVLEKEFAIRVARSDTIHDKQYATSYLESEKTARALVAQNPKMIALLDVHRDAGRSREESLVQVNGRKVAPILIIIGSDARRPFPNWQQNYDFACRVAAKLDELYPGLCQGVRVKEGRYNQFLHPGAILVEVGTANNSLAEAIASGEMLARALGQIINEEIKSKKTVKSKPDQAVDQTVSTLCFNYWK; this is encoded by the coding sequence ATGTGCAGAATTTATCTTAGAAGATGGCACAGAAACAGGCGGCCTGGGACCGGTTTTTTTTTGCTATCGGTAATGCTAATGGCCCTTTTTGTTTTTTTTTACTTTAGCCCGTCGCAGGTTAATACCCGCCAGGTTATGGTTAATACCGTGACCTGGTTGGTAAAAAAGGCTATTCAGGACCCCCGGGGGATGGTCTTAACCTCTATGCCGGCCTTAGCCTGGCATGATACCCCGGAGGAGATGGAAAGTCCCGGCCGGGCTTTACTTACCTGGTTAATGGGGGTGGCAGGGATTGACCTAAATGCTTATGGCATCATCCGGGCCCAAATACCGTTGTTAGCTCAGGTGGCTCCGGCCGGGGTGCCAACGGTGACGGTGGAGCCGGAAAAATCGGTGGGACAGGAACAACCGATCATCAGCCGTGATCTTAGCACCGATACACTGGTGGGTATTTATAACACCCATACCGGAGAAACCTACTCGCTAACTGATGGAACGGACCGCTTGAACGGTAAAAAGGGTGGGGTGGTGACGGTGGCCGAAGAGATAGCCGGGGTATTAGAAAAGGAATTCGCCATTCGAGTGGCCCGGTCTGATACCATCCATGATAAGCAATACGCCACATCTTACTTGGAATCAGAAAAGACAGCCCGGGCATTAGTAGCCCAAAACCCTAAAATGATTGCCTTATTGGATGTCCACCGGGACGCCGGTCGCTCCCGGGAGGAAAGTCTGGTGCAAGTTAACGGCCGGAAGGTAGCCCCCATTTTAATTATTATTGGTTCCGATGCCCGGCGCCCTTTCCCCAATTGGCAGCAGAACTACGATTTTGCCTGCCGGGTGGCGGCCAAATTGGATGAGCTGTATCCGGGACTTTGCCAGGGTGTCAGGGTAAAGGAGGGGAGATATAACCAGTTCTTACATCCCGGCGCTATCCTGGTGGAAGTGGGTACGGCCAATAACTCCCTGGCAGAAGCCATAGCCAGCGGGGAAATGCTGGCCCGGGCCCTGGGTCAAATAATTAATGAAGAGATTAAATCTAAAAAGACAGTTAAATCCAAGCCAGATCAAGCAGTTGATCAAACTGTCAGCACCCTTTGTTTTAATTATTGGAAATAA
- the hrcA gene encoding heat-inducible transcriptional repressor HrcA, with protein sequence MKMDERKQRILLAIVKDYITTAEPVGSRTISRKYKLGVSPATIRNEMSDLEEMGFIEQPHTSAGRIPSDLGYRYYVDCLMEREQLTPEEEDTIIQGYQNKVRDVGEVINRTGRILAKLTNYTALVRPPWAAQSAYKHIQLILMAPGQAILIVVMDTGTVQHQMMPVPENITQQDLDQISGVLNAKLQGRTMDNIRLTLIKEIYFELSKHRHILDLALDLLQARLTMAKEDKIYLDGVFNILDQPEFHNVEKVKVLLSLLEQEDKLRDLLDPPGNNTGVTVRIGNENPQQGMQNCSMVTATYRVGDRILGSIGVLGPTRMEYAKVVTVVDYMTKHLSRVLEKMLKGQV encoded by the coding sequence GTGAAAATGGATGAACGCAAGCAACGGATTCTGTTGGCCATCGTTAAAGACTATATCACCACTGCTGAACCGGTTGGTTCACGAACCATATCCAGAAAATATAAACTGGGCGTCAGCCCGGCTACCATTCGTAATGAGATGTCCGACTTGGAAGAAATGGGCTTTATTGAGCAACCCCACACTTCCGCCGGACGAATTCCTTCCGACCTGGGCTATCGTTATTACGTGGATTGCTTAATGGAGCGGGAACAATTAACTCCTGAAGAGGAAGATACTATTATACAGGGTTATCAAAATAAGGTGCGGGATGTGGGCGAGGTAATCAACCGCACCGGTAGAATCTTAGCCAAGTTAACTAACTACACCGCCCTGGTACGACCACCCTGGGCGGCACAAAGTGCTTACAAACATATTCAGTTGATTCTAATGGCACCGGGCCAGGCTATCTTGATTGTGGTCATGGATACCGGTACAGTGCAGCATCAGATGATGCCGGTACCCGAGAATATTACCCAGCAGGATTTGGATCAAATATCCGGCGTGTTAAACGCTAAACTGCAGGGCCGGACCATGGATAATATCAGGCTGACTTTAATTAAAGAGATATACTTTGAACTATCCAAACACCGTCATATTTTAGACTTGGCCTTAGATTTATTACAGGCCAGGTTAACTATGGCAAAAGAGGATAAAATATACCTGGATGGGGTATTTAATATCTTGGATCAGCCTGAGTTCCACAATGTAGAAAAAGTAAAGGTTTTGCTATCCCTGTTAGAGCAGGAAGATAAGCTGCGGGATTTGCTGGATCCACCGGGTAATAACACGGGTGTTACGGTACGGATTGGTAACGAAAACCCGCAACAGGGGATGCAAAACTGCAGTATGGTAACTGCCACCTACCGGGTGGGGGACAGGATACTGGGCAGTATTGGTGTACTGGGGCCCACCCGTATGGAGTATGCCAAGGTGGTTACCGTGGTGGATTATATGACCAAACACCTTTCCCGCGTCTTAGAAAAAATGTTAAAGGGTCAGGTTTAA